The genomic segment TCGCGAGGAGGCTGTGGACTTCGCCGCCTATCTCACGAATGCGGCCAACCAGACCCGCTTTGCCACAGAGGCCAGGGTGCTGCCGTCTTCCAGACAGGCTCTCATGACGATTCGCAACGCTCTCGAGCAGGAGCAACCCACCACGGCGGCTGAGGTTCAGATCCGAGCAGCGCGACTGTTGTCGGCCCAGACCCTCGAGACGGCCCGTGTGCTCGTCCCCGCCCTGCCGGGGATCAAACGGCTGCAGAAGATTCTCTACACCCAGTTACAGAAAGCGATGTTGGACCAGATCGGCAGCGATCAGGCTGTTGTATCCGCTGCAGAAGAGTGGAATCAGTATTCAAGATCCCGCTGGCCGGACGCCTGAATTGTTAAGAGAATCAGAAAAGAGCCTGCGGCGCAGCTGGTTTCCGTCACCTTCAACACATTCAACTGTATGGTTGCAAGTCGTTAAGCGTGTGGCCGATGACGGGCAGTGGGCCCTCGCAACCGAAAGCCACGATTCTTGTGGTGGACGACGAGGCCGCTGTCCGTCGTGTACTTGTGATGCGGTTGCAGCTGTCGGGCTACCGCGTTGTCTGCGCTGAAGATGGGGAGGAGGCTCTTGAGCTTTTCCACAACGAAGAGCCTGATCTGATCGTTCTCGACGTGATGCTGCCGAAGCTGGACGGCTTCGCGGTTTGCCGTCGTCTGCGTGCTGAATCGTGCGTGCCGATCATTTTCCTGTCGGCTGTTGAAGCGATTTCCGAGCGCGTGGCGGGGCTTGATCTTGGTGCCGACGATTACCTGCCGAAGCCTTTCAGCCCCAAGGAACTCGAGGCTCGCATCGCCACCATTCTCCGCCGCGTGGGACGCGGCAACGCTGTTGTTGAAAACCGAGATGTTCCCACCGGGCAGGGTGTTCTCAAGCTGGGAGATCTGGTGGTGGACACCAACCGGCGACAGGTGAGCAGAGGCGGGGAGCGCATCAACCTCACCTACACCGAGTTCAGCCTGCTGGAGCTCCTGTTCCGCGACCCGGGCAGCGTGGTTCCAAGAGCGGAAATCCTCGAGCAGCTCTGGGGTTATCCACCGAGGCGCGCTGCCGATCTTCGTGTTGTTGATGTCTACGTGGCCCGCTTGCGCGGCAAGTTGGAACCCGATCCCCGCAATCCTGAGCTGATCCTCACGGTACGAGGGATCGGTTACGCCTCCCAGCGTCTCGGGGAAGCGGCAACAGCCTGACCTTGTGCGACGGCTGATCAGCGACATGTGACCAGCGGGCGGGCAAGATGACGCCCGTCTGCCTTTCTCCCTTGTCTGATCTGCGCGACACCCGCCTGGAGAAGGCCCAATCGCTTCAGGAGTTGGGTCAGGGGCCCTACGCCCTGCACTTTCGCCCGTCCCATCGCATGGCGACGTTGCAGACCGATCACGCGGATCTGCCGAAGGGGGAGGAGCGGGATGTCACCGTCTCCGTTGCCGGTCGTGTGATGACCCGCCGGGTGATGGGCAAGCTCGCCTTCTTCACCCTTGCCGATGAAACCGGCACGATTCAGTTGTTCCTCGAGAAGGCCGGCCTTGAGGCGCAGCAGGACGGCTGGTTCAAGCAGATCACGGGCCTTGTCGATGCGGGTGACTGGCTGGGGGTCAGCGGCAGCCTGCGCCGCACGGAACGTGGTGAGTTGTCGGTGAAGGTGCGTGATTGGCGCATGCTCAGCAAGGCCTTGCAGCCCTTGCCGGACAAGTGGCATGGCCTGGTGGATGTTGAGAAGCGCTACCGCCAGCGCTATCTCGATCTGATCGTGTCGCCCCAGTCGCGCGAGACCTTTCGCCGACGTGCCCTCACCGTGAGCGGCATTCGTCGCTGGTTGGACGAGCGTCAATTCCTGGAGATCGAAACACCCGTGCTTCAGGCGGAGGCTGGTGGTGCCGATGCGCGTCCGTTCATTACCCACCACAACACCCTCGACCTCCCCCTCTATCTGCGGATCGCCACGGAACTCCACCTCAAGCGACTGGTGGTGGGCGGCTTTGAGCGGGTCTATGAACTCGGCCGCATCTTCCGCAACGAGGGGGTGAGCACCAGACATAACCCGGAGTTCACCTCCGTAGAGGTGTATCAGGCCTATGCCGACTACGTCGACATGATGGAGCTCACCGAGTCGATGATCAGTTCGGTCTGCCAGCAGGTCTGCGGCGGCACCCGCCTGAGCTACCAAGGGGTTGAGGTGGACCTGACGCCCCCCTGGCGCCGCGCCACGATGCATGAACTGGTGCAGGAGGCCACCGGCCTTGACTTCAACGGCTTCGCCGGTCGTGAAGACGCGGCAACGGCGATGCAGGCCGCAGGACTCGAGGTGCCTAGCAAAGCGGACAGTGTAGGCCGCCTTCTGAATGAAGCGTTCGAGCAGCGCGTTGAAACAAGTCTGATTCAACCCACGTTCGTGACGGATTATCCAATCGAGATCTCACCTCTGGCCCGAAAACACCGCAGCAAATCCGGCCTCGTGGAACGCTTTGAACTGTTCATCGTGGGCCGTGAGACCGCGAATGCCTTCAGTGAGCTGATCGATCCGGTGGATCAGCGCCAGCGCCTGGAAGCACAGCAAGCTCGCAGGAGTGCCGGAGACCTCGAGGCACAGGGCCTGGATGAGGATTTCGTCAATGCTCTCGAGGTCGGGATGCCGCCGACGGGAGGCCTTGGGATCGGAATCGATCGGCTGGTGATGCTGCTGACGGACAGTCCGTCAATCCGCGATGTGATCGCTTTTCCGCTCCTACGTCCAGATGTTTGAGAGGTTTGCCCCCCCAAAGTGGATAATTAGGTCAGTGGCAAGGTCCGAACTCCATGAGTGGTGAGCGCGTAGGGTTTCGCTTCAAACACGCCGATGCGGTGGTCAAGCGCAACCCGCAGGGCCGTTCTCGTCGGGGTTGGGTGATGGAACCCGTCGAACAGACGACCAGCCGCGGCACCAAGATGCCGGCCTATCGCATCCGCTGGCGTGACAGCGAGCGTCCTGAAATCGTTCTGCAACACATGCTGATCGCTGATCCGGATCCGACTCCCCCACCCGAGGGTGTGAGCCTGGAACCCCCAGCACCCAAGGCCTGACTGTCAGCCGGCCTGCTCTTCAATGGTCAAGGCCATGGCGGCGTCGCATCTCCTCCAGTTCCTGTTCGGCTTCGAACATGGCCCAGTCCTTGTCCAGATCGGCTGGCCTTGAGGCCATGGCCTCCTCTTCCCCGAGTTGTTCGAGCTGACAATCCACCTCTGAGAAGCGACGTCCCAGAGCGTCGAGGTCGCTCCAGAGATGGCGCCCCTGCTGCATCAGACCATCGAGATGGTTGGAGGCTCGAGAGGCCAGGTCATCGGCGCCGGCCCTGCGGGCCCGTTCCATGCGGTCGCGCCAGGCACGGACGTCAGCGGCGAGATCGAGGAGCTGTTGCCGCTGAACGTCTGCTTCCGATTTGAGCTGGATGCGCTGTCGCCTGAGGGCATCGGCCCGGTCCTTGAGATGCTGATCGCGGAACAGTCGCTCCTGATTGGGATTGCTGCGCAGAAAGGCGGAGAGCCGCGCATCAAGCTCCCGTTCGAGCTGGTCCAGCCAGCTCATGGCTTGTCGGTTGCTGGCGTGGTGATCACAGGCTTTTCAATTTCCTTGAGCAGTGGTTCGATCGCCCCTGTTTTTGAATTCAGGATCATCTGGGTGAGCTGGGCTGCTTTCACCTCCCCAACATCGCCCTCGAGCTGTCCAAGCCGGTCAAACGCTGCCATGTACAGCGCCTCGAGCTCCTGGATCAATTGTTCCCGCTGTGTCCTGATCGCTTCCCGTCGCTCGTCCTGTTTCATGACGCTCCGCCCAGTCGATCTCAGTCTGCCGGTTCCAGCCAGTGAAGAGAGAAGCTGTCGTCGCGGTCGTGCCATCGCCGTTGGATGCGCCAGCCCGCTGCTGCTGCCAGATCGGCGGCGGCAGCGGGCGAATACTTCAGGCTGTGCTCCGTAATCAGGCGCTCGTGGGCCTGGAAGGTCCAGGTTTCACCGGCCAGTTCGATGCTCTGCTCGCAACGACTCACGAGGGCCATTTCGATGCGTTGCTCCGCCTCCTGCCACACCGCCCGGTACGCAAAGCGCTGAGGATCAATCGTTCCCTGCAGATCCCTGTTGAGCCTGGAGAGCAGATTGCGGGCGAAGGCTGCTGACACGCCTGCGGCATCGTCGTAGGCGGCTTCGAGGGCGGTGGGATCGCGGGGCTGATCGAGTCCCAGCAGCAGCGGCCCACCAGCCAGCAACTGACGGAACTGGCGCAGCACCCGGACGGCGTCGTTGCGCAGGAAGTTGCCGAGGGAGCTGCCAGGAAAGAAGCCGATGCGGCGCTGCCCGTTCAGGCGCGGGTGCTCGGGCAGGTCGGTGAGGTGGCTGTGGTCACAGCAGATGCCCACCATGGCGGTGTTGGGATGACTGCCTGCCAGACCCGTCAATGACTGTTCAAGGGCGGATGGACTGATATCAAGAGCCACGAATGCTGGGGGCTGGATCGTGCTCAGCAGCGGGTCCACTTTGCGGGCGTTGCCGATGCCGAACTCCACCACCACCCCATGTCCGGCAGTTCTGGCGATGTCATCGGCATGGTCTTTAAGCAGGGCGATTTCAGTGCGGGTGAGGCCATATTCCGGTTGCTCGCAGATCTTCGAGAACAGGCGAGATCCTTCGGCGTCATACAGCAGCCAGGCCGGCAACTGACGCGGTCGCGCTCGCATGCCGTCGCGGACCAGCTGCACCAAGTCGGCGACGGCTGGTTGCAGATCGATGAGCTCAATGCTCATCGGGCCAATCGCACGCCAGATGCCATCCAGCGACTCGCAGGCGGGTAGAAGTTTCTGTACGTGTCCCGGCCATGGCCAGGGGGCGTGAGCCAGCAACTGCCGCGCAGCACGAACTGGGAGCTCATGAATTTGCCGTTGTACTCCCCGATCGCCCCGGCTGCCGGTTGAAAGCCCGGGTAGGGCCGGTAAGGACTGGAGGTCCACTGCCAGAGATGATCATGGGCCTGGCCCATGGCCTCCCCGTGCTGCAACCTGGCGATTTCCCATTCCCCCTCACTGGGAAGTCTGGCGCCGGCCCAGCGGGCAAACGCATCGGCTTCAAACCAGCTGAGATGGCGCACGGGCGCATCTGGATGCAATGGCTGCCGGCCCATCAGGGTGAATTCCTCCTGCCACTCCCAGGCAGGGCCCTCACCGCGCCAGTACCGCGGTGATTCCCAGTTCTGCCGTTGGCAGTGGCTCCAGCCCTCGCTCATCCACAGGTCGGCACGCTGGTAGCCGCCATCGGCCATGAAGGCCCTGTACTCGCTGTTGGTTACTAGTCGGTCCTGCAGCGCGAACGCTTCCAGCCAGAGGCGATGGCGGGGAGCTTCGTTGTCGAAATGGAAACCACCATCGGCATCGACGCCTTGATGACCGATCGCCACCAGACCTCCACCGCAGCTCAGCCACTTGGCCTCACCCGGAGGTTTGACGGCAACAAAATCGGACTTGGGGGCATAGATCGGTTCCAGTGGCTGACGGCTGAAGCCATCCAGCAGATCCATCAGCAGCAGTTCCTGGTGCTGCTGTTCGTGATGCAAACCAAGCTCCGCCAGCTGGATCTGCGTTGGTTCAGCTGATTCCCAGAGACGGGAGAGGCCTTCATCCACATCAGATCGCCACCGCATCACCTCATCGATCCCCGGACGACTGATCAGGCCCCGCTGCGGTCTTGGATGACGGGCGCCGACGGCTTCGTAATAGCTGTTGAACAGCACTGACCAGCGCGGATCGCAGGCCTGATGGCCAGGCAGGTGCGGTTGCAGCAGGAAGGTCTCAAAGAACCAGTTGGTGTGCGCAAGGTGCCATTTCGGGGGGCTGGCATCCTCCATGCCCTGCAGTCCCAGATCCTCTGGTTGCAGCGGATCAATCAGCGACTCGCTGTGCCGTCGCACCGCCAGCAGGGTGTTCAGCAGCAACGTGTGGATGTGACTCGGCAGACCCTAGTGGGGAGTGCAACGGGCTGACCACCGGTACGATCACCGCCAAGAATCCGCTATTCCGTGGGCGAGTCCAGCGCAGTGGCTGTCGGCTCCGTGCTGAACGACCGATACAGGCTGGAGTCTCGGCTCTCTGACCCGGACCCGGTTCAGGGTTGCCTCTGGCTCGGCAAGGATCTACTGGCGGGTGAGATACCAGTGGTGATCCGTCAGCTTCTCTCCGAGGACACCACCTCAAGATTTCAGCGCCACTGGCCGCGGCTGCAGTCCCTGCTGCACCCCCAGTTGCCGCGGTTTGGTGAATTGTTGGAGACGCAGGGAACGGTCTGGGCGGTCAGGGATTGGCAGGACGGCAGCGGTTTCGATCAGATCCTTCAACAGCGCCGTGAGCGTCAGCTGGTGTTTGGTCCCGGCGAGGTGCTGCTGTTCCTGCGCCAGATCCTGCCTGTGCTGGCTGTCCTGCATGGTCGCGGCGTTGTGCATGGCGATGTCAACCCCCGCAACCTGCTGCGCAGGAATAGTGATGGCCTGCCTGTGTTGCTGGACTTCGGTCTGGTCCAGGGCGATGGGGACTCTCCTCTGCCTGGTGCCACACCGGGTTATGCCCCACGCGCTCAGGGGCGTCAGGACGCGTGTGCTGCTTGGATGGATCTGCATGGGCTCGGGGTGACTGCTCTGGTCCTGCTGACAGGTCAGGCACCGGAATCGCTGATCGCTGCTGATGCCGTTGACTGGCCCTGGCCCGAGGGTCCTGATCTCGATAACGACTTCCGCGCGGCTGTGGAGCGGTTGCTGAGTGAGGACCCGCAACACCGCTTTGCTGCTGCCAGTGAGGTGCTTCAGGCCCTGGAGGCGGTGCCGATGCCCGACAGCACAGGGCCGATCGCCCGATCCGATCGCACGGTTGCCCTGGCTCCTGCTGCACCCGACTTGCCCGATCTCAAGGCGCGTTCAACCGGCATGGATGTGCCGGATGCTGCGGGGTCGGTGCCGGTCCAGCCTCGCCGCCTGAGTCGGGCCGAAGAGCGGGAGAAGGGCGCTGAAGGCCGTCTCTGGCCGGTGGTTGCGGCACTGGCCCTGTCGGCTCTGGTGGGGACGGCGATCGGTTGGTATCTGTTGTCGCGTGGAGCCTCCAGGGGGACGGCACCATCCACCAGTCGTGATGTGGTGGGGCGACCTCCATCCGTGAGTCTTCCTCCGGCTGAAGTGGATGAGCGCCAGCAGTTGCTCAGCCGCCTGCGGGCCTTGCAGGTCGATCGCAGCTGGTTCCTCAAGCTTGTGGACAGCAGCCTGCTCAGCCGCTTCCCTGAACGGGGAGGCCGGTTGCCCAAGGACTCCCTTGAAGATGCCCCGCTTCGCCGGGTCTGGAACGATCTGGCCGAAGAGTGGCTCGCCAGAATCGAACAGCTGCCACCGGGGCTTCGATCCAGGCTCGGACAGCTCAACGATGCTGATTGGCGTGAGCCGCAGCAGGCGCTTGAGAAACAGGGTGTGCATCCCCGTGTCGTCGAACAGCTGGTCAGTGCCGCAGCGCGCAATTTGCTTCCCGGGGATTCCCAGGGTCGTAAGCCACCGGAGCCCTATCGGCAGCTCTGGTATGCCGCTGCGGTTCAGAGCCTGGCTGACGTCAAGATCGAGACGCTGGTCGCCAAGCCCAGACAGGCCACCAACCTGTCGCTTCGCGTGCCCTCCGGAGGGGCTCGTCTGATCTCTGTCGCGGTGCCCAGCGGCTATGGGCTGGTGCTGGGGATCAACGGAACCCCGTTGATGCAGATGACCATCTACGGCTCCGAGGGGCAAGTTGAAACAGAGCGTGGTCCCCTGCGGGTGGTGACGCTGCCTTCGGCGGTTGGTTCTCCAATTCAGGTCCTGGTGACGAATGAGGGCGTTGCGTCCGGGCTGCTCACCCTGTCCTGCCGTGCGGACCAACCCGATCGTCCCGTTGCGCC from the Synechococcus sp. KORDI-100 genome contains:
- the rpaB gene encoding response regulator transcription factor RpaB, translated to MTGSGPSQPKATILVVDDEAAVRRVLVMRLQLSGYRVVCAEDGEEALELFHNEEPDLIVLDVMLPKLDGFAVCRRLRAESCVPIIFLSAVEAISERVAGLDLGADDYLPKPFSPKELEARIATILRRVGRGNAVVENRDVPTGQGVLKLGDLVVDTNRRQVSRGGERINLTYTEFSLLELLFRDPGSVVPRAEILEQLWGYPPRRAADLRVVDVYVARLRGKLEPDPRNPELILTVRGIGYASQRLGEAATA
- the lysS gene encoding lysine--tRNA ligase; this translates as MTPVCLSPLSDLRDTRLEKAQSLQELGQGPYALHFRPSHRMATLQTDHADLPKGEERDVTVSVAGRVMTRRVMGKLAFFTLADETGTIQLFLEKAGLEAQQDGWFKQITGLVDAGDWLGVSGSLRRTERGELSVKVRDWRMLSKALQPLPDKWHGLVDVEKRYRQRYLDLIVSPQSRETFRRRALTVSGIRRWLDERQFLEIETPVLQAEAGGADARPFITHHNTLDLPLYLRIATELHLKRLVVGGFERVYELGRIFRNEGVSTRHNPEFTSVEVYQAYADYVDMMELTESMISSVCQQVCGGTRLSYQGVEVDLTPPWRRATMHELVQEATGLDFNGFAGREDAATAMQAAGLEVPSKADSVGRLLNEAFEQRVETSLIQPTFVTDYPIEISPLARKHRSKSGLVERFELFIVGRETANAFSELIDPVDQRQRLEAQQARRSAGDLEAQGLDEDFVNALEVGMPPTGGLGIGIDRLVMLLTDSPSIRDVIAFPLLRPDV
- a CDS encoding hercynine metabolism protein codes for the protein MSWLDQLERELDARLSAFLRSNPNQERLFRDQHLKDRADALRRQRIQLKSEADVQRQQLLDLAADVRAWRDRMERARRAGADDLASRASNHLDGLMQQGRHLWSDLDALGRRFSEVDCQLEQLGEEEAMASRPADLDKDWAMFEAEQELEEMRRRHGLDH
- a CDS encoding hercynine metabolism small protein — its product is MKQDERREAIRTQREQLIQELEALYMAAFDRLGQLEGDVGEVKAAQLTQMILNSKTGAIEPLLKEIEKPVITTPATDKP
- the egtD gene encoding L-histidine N(alpha)-methyltransferase, translated to MSIELIDLQPAVADLVQLVRDGMRARPRQLPAWLLYDAEGSRLFSKICEQPEYGLTRTEIALLKDHADDIARTAGHGVVVEFGIGNARKVDPLLSTIQPPAFVALDISPSALEQSLTGLAGSHPNTAMVGICCDHSHLTDLPEHPRLNGQRRIGFFPGSSLGNFLRNDAVRVLRQFRQLLAGGPLLLGLDQPRDPTALEAAYDDAAGVSAAFARNLLSRLNRDLQGTIDPQRFAYRAVWQEAEQRIEMALVSRCEQSIELAGETWTFQAHERLITEHSLKYSPAAAADLAAAAGWRIQRRWHDRDDSFSLHWLEPAD
- the egtB gene encoding ergothioneine biosynthesis protein EgtB, which codes for MLLNTLLAVRRHSESLIDPLQPEDLGLQGMEDASPPKWHLAHTNWFFETFLLQPHLPGHQACDPRWSVLFNSYYEAVGARHPRPQRGLISRPGIDEVMRWRSDVDEGLSRLWESAEPTQIQLAELGLHHEQQHQELLLMDLLDGFSRQPLEPIYAPKSDFVAVKPPGEAKWLSCGGGLVAIGHQGVDADGGFHFDNEAPRHRLWLEAFALQDRLVTNSEYRAFMADGGYQRADLWMSEGWSHCQRQNWESPRYWRGEGPAWEWQEEFTLMGRQPLHPDAPVRHLSWFEADAFARWAGARLPSEGEWEIARLQHGEAMGQAHDHLWQWTSSPYRPYPGFQPAAGAIGEYNGKFMSSQFVLRGSCWLTPPGHGRDTYRNFYPPASRWMASGVRLAR
- a CDS encoding protein kinase codes for the protein MGESSAVAVGSVLNDRYRLESRLSDPDPVQGCLWLGKDLLAGEIPVVIRQLLSEDTTSRFQRHWPRLQSLLHPQLPRFGELLETQGTVWAVRDWQDGSGFDQILQQRRERQLVFGPGEVLLFLRQILPVLAVLHGRGVVHGDVNPRNLLRRNSDGLPVLLDFGLVQGDGDSPLPGATPGYAPRAQGRQDACAAWMDLHGLGVTALVLLTGQAPESLIAADAVDWPWPEGPDLDNDFRAAVERLLSEDPQHRFAAASEVLQALEAVPMPDSTGPIARSDRTVALAPAAPDLPDLKARSTGMDVPDAAGSVPVQPRRLSRAEEREKGAEGRLWPVVAALALSALVGTAIGWYLLSRGASRGTAPSTSRDVVGRPPSVSLPPAEVDERQQLLSRLRALQVDRSWFLKLVDSSLLSRFPERGGRLPKDSLEDAPLRRVWNDLAEEWLARIEQLPPGLRSRLGQLNDADWREPQQALEKQGVHPRVVEQLVSAAARNLLPGDSQGRKPPEPYRQLWYAAAVQSLADVKIETLVAKPRQATNLSLRVPSGGARLISVAVPSGYGLVLGINGTPLMQMTIYGSEGQVETERGPLRVVTLPSAVGSPIQVLVTNEGVASGLLTLSCRADQPDRPVAPAPNRPELRPPLPNPVRRPEPAPAPDQTFPSEPVPDSATGAPMQPEPPPGTEQPPADQPSSEPLSRDQPSTERRSIQVPLVLEDEIQ